One window from the genome of Bacteroidota bacterium encodes:
- a CDS encoding TlpA family protein disulfide reductase produces the protein MRKHHALYFLVLATLVLLASCDSLNRQKEIITIVAGKITDPTGIKAGVIFSDKWGNEVINQFEPLGDDGSFIIKFNLDKPSIGRFSDNNETTKIYLEPGDSLYLTLDTKQFDETLRYSGTRANENNFLAARYLLFDDNTVMDSIINIKTESLDPDAYVKFADSLYEVKMNNLDTYSKEFPVSPDFAAHHKSMCILDQALRYPDYIYAHLPNNERDYNNIGLTQNFLNRYHGFINMDENVLKPETDGYTYFLMFYLNGLRGFNKALYDSVDNKDSLTFALIADNYKGFSREYITAYQFKGRLERYDTTFYRKNRAILEQILDNTEVIAQIDSQYMATTEALNRPMPEKAFLTNLNRKPYSGFTFDDLLKNYKGKVVYLDFWASWCGPCRGEMPFSLELQEAMKDKDVAFVYISSDQDSLAWEKYIKILEITGDHYLVNPGIREDVYRNRFSIRYIPRYMLFDKEGMVVDTNAARPSEVKTIAAKIEELL, from the coding sequence ATGAGAAAACACCATGCTTTGTATTTCCTGGTACTGGCCACATTGGTATTATTGGCCTCATGCGATTCACTGAACAGGCAAAAGGAAATTATAACCATCGTCGCCGGAAAGATCACCGACCCCACCGGTATTAAGGCCGGGGTAATTTTTAGCGATAAATGGGGAAATGAAGTGATCAATCAATTTGAACCCTTAGGAGATGATGGGAGCTTCATCATAAAGTTCAATCTTGACAAACCATCAATAGGGCGCTTCAGCGACAATAACGAAACAACGAAGATTTACCTGGAGCCCGGGGATTCGCTGTATCTGACCCTTGACACGAAACAGTTTGACGAAACGCTCAGATATTCCGGGACCCGTGCCAATGAAAACAATTTCCTGGCAGCCCGTTATCTGCTTTTTGACGATAATACCGTGATGGACAGCATCATAAACATAAAAACCGAGTCTCTCGATCCGGATGCCTATGTTAAATTTGCAGATAGTCTTTATGAGGTAAAAATGAATAACCTTGACACTTACAGCAAAGAATTTCCCGTTTCACCAGACTTCGCCGCACATCACAAATCCATGTGTATCCTGGATCAGGCGCTGAGATACCCCGATTACATCTATGCTCATTTGCCCAATAACGAAAGGGATTACAATAATATCGGTTTAACGCAGAATTTTTTAAACCGGTACCATGGCTTCATAAACATGGATGAAAACGTCCTGAAGCCAGAAACCGACGGATATACTTATTTCCTGATGTTTTATTTGAATGGTCTGAGGGGATTTAACAAAGCGCTTTACGATTCGGTAGACAACAAAGATTCACTCACTTTTGCTTTGATAGCTGATAATTACAAAGGTTTTAGCAGGGAGTATATCACTGCTTATCAGTTCAAAGGCCGCCTGGAAAGGTATGATACCACATTTTACCGTAAAAACCGGGCAATCCTGGAACAAATCCTGGACAACACAGAGGTAATTGCTCAGATTGACTCTCAATATATGGCAACAACAGAGGCTTTAAACCGGCCCATGCCTGAAAAGGCTTTCCTCACGAACCTGAACCGCAAACCCTATTCAGGTTTTACTTTTGATGATTTGCTTAAGAATTACAAGGGGAAAGTAGTGTATCTGGATTTCTGGGCAAGCTGGTGTGGTCCCTGTCGGGGGGAAATGCCTTTCTCGCTTGAACTCCAGGAAGCAATGAAGGATAAAGACGTAGCCTTTGTTTATATTTCATCCGACCAGGATTCGTTAGCCTGGGAGAAATACATTAAAATCCTGGAGATCACCGGTGACCATTACCTGGTCAATCCCGGCATCAGGGAAGATGTTTACCGGAACAGGTTCAGTATCCGGTATATTCCCAGGTACATGCTTTTCGACAAGGAAGGCATGGTAGTCGATACCAATGCAGCAAGGCCCAGTGAAGTAAAAACCATTGCAGCTAAGATAGAAGAGCTGTTATAA
- a CDS encoding T9SS type A sorting domain-containing protein: protein MKRVLNSFCFFLVYLILFSVNVQSQVIYKYTLSNSFSGSGGGAPDLIQIPNNSGLTGDFVTRTVPVTTCEQGGDAKGYFFEDDAGLQFNSPNGFIDNQYSLSMIFQFDEFISPPSWVRVLSFTHIDDHGIYIKLTNPPLNGTLEFWPNGTVGTIDFFNTADFYQLILVRQTDNLVKIFINGSEFDTYDDAVTMEYIPHPPDNFLIFFRDHPSVLANEASPGFVSNIEITNIAWTPQEIQAKWNEFCASLLSVPENQSKDWKIWPNPVSENLYLNLTYEDDGTLIRIFDVAGRLLYESVTSLRSPVVDVKRFDPGLYYLFVTQKGNKQTFRFSKQ, encoded by the coding sequence ATGAAAAGAGTACTTAATTCATTTTGTTTTTTCCTGGTTTATCTGATTTTATTTTCAGTAAATGTACAATCACAGGTTATATATAAATACACTTTGAGCAATAGCTTTTCCGGTAGCGGTGGCGGGGCTCCCGATCTTATACAGATACCTAATAATTCAGGACTTACCGGTGATTTTGTCACCAGGACAGTGCCGGTCACAACATGTGAGCAGGGTGGGGATGCCAAGGGATATTTTTTTGAGGATGACGCAGGCCTTCAGTTTAACAGCCCTAACGGTTTTATAGACAACCAATACTCTCTGTCAATGATTTTCCAGTTCGACGAGTTTATTAGCCCGCCATCATGGGTCAGGGTTTTAAGCTTTACCCACATTGACGACCATGGGATCTATATCAAACTGACCAATCCACCATTAAACGGTACCCTGGAATTCTGGCCAAACGGAACGGTAGGAACCATTGATTTTTTTAATACAGCAGATTTTTATCAGTTGATCCTGGTAAGGCAAACGGATAATCTTGTAAAAATTTTTATCAACGGCAGTGAATTTGATACCTATGATGATGCCGTAACGATGGAATACATACCCCATCCGCCTGACAATTTCCTGATTTTCTTCCGTGACCATCCCTCTGTTTTGGCTAATGAAGCTTCGCCGGGTTTTGTGTCCAATATTGAAATTACCAACATTGCCTGGACCCCTCAGGAAATTCAGGCCAAATGGAATGAATTTTGCGCTTCACTCCTTTCTGTTCCCGAAAACCAGTCGAAAGACTGGAAAATATGGCCCAATCCCGTAAGTGAAAATTTATATTTAAACCTGACATACGAAGACGATGGCACCCTGATCAGGATTTTTGACGTCGCCGGAAGGCTTCTTTATGAATCTGTGACTAGCCTGAGATCACCTGTAGTTGATGTTAAGCGTTTTGATCCTGGGCTATACTATTTGTTTGTTACTCAAAAAGGTAATAAACAAACATTCCGTTTCTCCAAACAGTAA